In the genome of Tursiops truncatus isolate mTurTru1 chromosome 21, mTurTru1.mat.Y, whole genome shotgun sequence, one region contains:
- the LOC101327889 gene encoding arylamine N-acetyltransferase 1 — MNIEAYFERIGYKHYRNKLDLETLTDILQHQIRAIPFENLNIHCGEAMELGLEATFDQIVRRNRGGWCLQVNHLLYWALTTIGFETTILGGYVYNTPANKYSNAMIHLLLKVTIDGRNYIADAGFGRSYQMWQPLELISGKDQPQLPCTFCLTEERGIWYLDQIRREQYIPNQEFLNSELLEKNKYRKIYSFTLEPRTIEDFESVNIYLQESPASVFTSKSFCSLQTPEGVHCLVGFTLTYRRFNYKDNTDLVEFNTLNEEEVKENLKNIFNISLEKKLVPKHGDKFFTI, encoded by the coding sequence ATGAACATTGAAgcatattttgaaagaattgGTTATAAGCACTATAGGAACAAGTTGGACTTGGAAACATTAACTGACATTCTTCAGCACCAGATCCGAGCCATTCCCTTTGAGAACCTTAACATCCATTGTGGGGAAGCCATGGAATTGGGCTTAGAGGCCACTTTTGATCAAATTGTGAGGAGGAACCGAGGTGGGTGGTGTCTCCAAGTCAATCATCTTCTGTACTGGGCTCTGACCACAATTGGTTTTGAGACCACTATATTGGGAGGGTATGTATACAACACTCCAGCAAACAAATATAGCAATGCCATGATTCACCTCCTGCTGAAGGTGACCATTGATGGCAGGAACTACATAGCTGATGCTGGATTTGGACGCTCTTACCAGATGTGGCAGCCTCTAGAGTTAATTTCTGGGAAGGATCAGCCCCAGCTGCCTTGCACCTTCTGCTTGACAGAAGAGAGAGGAATCTGGTACCTAGACCAAATCAGAAGAGAGCAGTATATCCCAAACCAAGAATTTCTTAATTCTGAGCTcctggaaaagaataaatatcgGAAAATCTACTCTTTTACTCTTGAACCTCGAACAATTGAAGACTTTGAGTCTGTGAATATATACCTTCAGGAATCTCCAGCATCTGTCTTTACAAGCAAGTCATTTTGTTCCTTGCAGACCCCAGAAGGTGTTCACTGTTTAGTGGGCTTCACCCTCACCTACAGGAGATTCAATTATAAGGACAATACAGATTTGGTAGAGTTTAACACACTGaatgaagaagaagtaaaagaaaatctaaaaaatatatttaatatttccttgGAGAAAAAGCTTGTCCCCAAACATGGTGATAAATTTTTTACCATATAG
- the LOC101322240 gene encoding LOW QUALITY PROTEIN: protocadherin beta-2 (The sequence of the model RefSeq protein was modified relative to this genomic sequence to represent the inferred CDS: deleted 1 base in 1 codon): MEAGERKKCFLKQRQVLIFFVWLGIAQAGSEPRRYSVAEEMDSGSFVANLLKDLGLEVDDLAARAPRVVSKGKKMRLHFDRQTGDLLLSEKLDREELCGPTEPCVLPFQMLLENPLKFFQAELRIRDINDHSPVFLDKEIILKISESITPGTTFLIELAQDLDVGSNSLQSYTVSPNSHFHLKLQDSSDGTILPQLVLDKALDREEQPEIRLTVTALDGGIPPRSGTALIRIEVLDINDNAPDFAKLHYEAHVLENSPIGSQVAIVSARDLDIGTYGEISYVLSQASEDIRKTFGINAKSGELLLTQELDFESIQTYTLNIQATDGGGLSGSCVVFVQVMDLNDNPPELTMSTLITEIPETLQETVIAVFSVSDPDSGDNGRMVCSIQNDVPFILKPSVENFYSLVTNTALDRETRSEYNITITVTDMGTPRLKTQHNITMLVSDVNDNAPAFTQTSYTLSVRENNSPALHIGSVRATDRDAGANAQVTYSLLPPLDAHVPLASLVSMNPDNGHLFALRSLDYEALRAFEFRVGAADRGSPALSSQALVRVLVADNNDNAPFVLYPLQNASAPCTELVPRAAEAGYLVTKVVAVDGDSGQNAWLSYQLLKATEPGLLGVWAHNGEVRTARLLSERDAAKHRLVVLVKDNGEPPFSASVTLYVLLVDGFSRPYLPAPEAEAADAAPATLLTVYLVVALASVSSLFLFSVLVFVAVRLCRRGVAASVSRCSVPEGHFPGHLVDVSGTGTLSQSYQYEVCLTGGSGLNEFNFLKRILPSGLVQDTGQD; this comes from the exons atggaggcaggagagaggaagaaatgcttTCTGAAACAAAGGCAAGTCTTGATATTCTTTGTTTGGCTGGGCATAGCTCAGGCTGGTTCTGAGCCTAGGCGTTATTCAGTGGCCGAGGAAATGGACAGTGGCTCCTTCGTGGCCAATCTGTTGAAAGACTTGGGGTTGGAGGTAGATGATCTAGCTGCTCGGGCCCCCCGG GTcgtttccaaagggaaaaaaatgcgcTTGCATTTTGATAGGCAGACCGGGGATTTGTTGTTAAGTGAGAAACTGGACCGGGAGGAGCTGTGTGGCCCTACCGAGCCCTGTGTACTACCTTTCCAGATGTTACTGGAAAATCCCTTGAAGTTTTTCCAGGCTGAGCTACGGATTAGGGACATAAATGATCATTCTCCAGTTTTCctagacaaagaaataatattgaaaatttcAGAAAGTATCACTCCTGGAACTACTTTCCTAATAGAGCTTGCCCAGGACTTAGATGTAGGAAGCAACAGTCTCCAAAGTTACACAGTCAGCCCCAATTCCCACTTCCATCTTAAATTACAAGACAGTTCCGACGGCACAATATTACCACAGCTGGTGCTGGACAAAGCACTGGATAGAGAGGAACAGCCTGAGATCAGATTAACCGTCACAGCGCTGGATGGCGGAATTCCACCCAGGTCTGGGACCGCCCTAATCCGCATTGAAGTCTTAGACATCAATGATAATGCCCCCGACTTTGCAAAGCTGCACTATGAGGCGCATGTCCTAGAAAACAGCCCCATTGGATCCCAGGTTGCCATTGTCTCTGCCAGAGATTTAGATATTGGAACCTATGGAGAAATATCTTACGTACTTTCCCAAGCATCTGAGGATATTCGGAAAACATTTGGAATAAATGCAAAATCGGGAGAACTCCTTTTAACACAGGAACTGGATTTTGAATCTATTCAGACTTATACATTAAATATTCAGGCGACAGATGGTGGGGGCCTTTCTGGCAGTTGTGTGGTGTTTGTCCAAGTGATGGATTTGAATGACAACCCGCCGGAACTGACCATGTCAACGCTTATCACTGAGATCCCAGAAACCTTGCAGGAGACTGTAATTGCTGTATTCAGCGTTTCAGATCCTGACTCTGGAGACAATGGAAGGATGGTTTGCTCCATCCAAAATGATGTTCCCTTCATTCTTAAACCctctgttgagaatttttacagtTTAGTCACAAACACAGCCCTGGACCGAGAAACAAGATCCGAATATAACATCACCATCACCGTCACAGATATGGGGACACCGAGACTGAAAACCCAGCACAACATAACCATGCTGGTGTCCGATGTCAACGACAACGCCCCCGCCTTCACCCAGACCTCCTACACCCTGTCCGTCCGCGAGAACAACAGCCCCGCCCTGCACATTGGCAGCGTCCGCGCCACAGACAGAGACGCGGGCGCCAACGCCCAGGTCACCTACTCGCTGCTGCCGCCCCTCGACGCGCACGTGCCCCTGGCCTCCCTGGTGTCCATGAACCCGGACAACGGCCACCTGTTCGCCCTGAGGTCCCTGGACTACGAGGCCCTGCGGGCGTTCGAGTTCCGCGTGGGCGCCGCCGACCGCGGCTCGCCCGCGCTCAGCAGCCAGGCGCTGGTGCGCGTGCTCGTGGCGGACAACAACGACAACGCGCCCTTCGTGCTGTACCCGCTGCAGAACGCCTCGGCGCCCTGCACCGAGCTGGTGCCCAGGGCGGCCGAGGCGGGATACCTGGTGACCAAGGTGGTGGCAGTGGACGGCGACTCGGGCCAGAACGCCTGGCTGTCGTACCAGCTGCTCAAGGCCACGGAGCCCGGGCTGCTCGGCGTGTGGGCGCACAACGGCGAGGTGCGCACGGCCCGGCTGCTGAGCGAGCGCGACGCGGCCAAGCACAGGCTGGTGGTGCTGGTCAAGGACAACGGCGAGCCTCCGTTCTCGGCCAGCGTCACGCTGTACGTGCTGCTGGTGGACGGCTTCTCGCGGCCCTACCTGCCGGCCCCTGAAGCGGAAGCGGCGGACGCGGCCCCGGCCACCCTGCTCACCGTCTATCTGGTGGTCGCCTTGGCGTCGGTGTCGTCGCTCTTCCTCTTCTCGGTACTGGTGTTCGTCGCGGTGCGGCTGTGCAGGAGGGGCGTGGCGGCCTCGGTGAGTCGCTGCTCGGTGCCCGAGGGCCACTTTCCAGGCCACCTGGTGGACGTCAGCGGCACGGGGACCCTGTCCCAGAGCTACCAGTACGAGGTGTGTCTGACGGGAGGCTCCGGGTTAAATGAGTTTAACTTCTTGAAGCGGATTCTCCCTAGTGGTCTGGTTCAAGACACTGGGCAGGACTAG